In one Streptomyces sp. NBC_00597 genomic region, the following are encoded:
- a CDS encoding DUF3558 family protein yields MHRSASRLTRVLACAAVPVILTVAGCSSDSGKTSGSGGDKKPGASSSSAKPSGKASAPLEKAAFATLPDPCKAIQTATVGTLVPEAKDKNGTATKSNDLTTRASCSWNGLDEDGLKGSQYRWLSISTVRYESHASLGSANKRAEDQYTKQVEAAKASEGAHDVKVEQAGGIGDQATSVVYGVKKDVDFFNTTIVARTQNVVVTLDYNGAAYEGAGAPDQAKLLQDAIAAAKEAVASVATANEQQKQPEQQASPSAQ; encoded by the coding sequence ATGCACCGATCAGCCTCGCGCCTCACTCGCGTTCTCGCTTGCGCAGCCGTCCCGGTGATCCTCACCGTCGCCGGCTGCTCGTCCGATTCGGGCAAGACCTCCGGTTCGGGCGGCGACAAGAAGCCCGGCGCGTCCTCGTCCTCCGCCAAGCCGAGCGGCAAGGCGTCGGCTCCCCTGGAGAAGGCGGCGTTCGCGACGCTGCCCGACCCGTGCAAGGCGATCCAGACGGCGACCGTCGGCACCCTCGTCCCCGAGGCGAAGGACAAGAACGGCACCGCGACCAAGTCGAACGACTTGACCACCCGTGCCAGCTGCTCCTGGAACGGCCTGGACGAGGACGGCCTGAAGGGCTCGCAGTACCGCTGGCTGTCGATCTCCACGGTCCGCTACGAGTCGCACGCCTCGCTCGGCAGCGCGAACAAGCGCGCCGAGGACCAGTACACCAAGCAGGTCGAGGCCGCGAAGGCGTCCGAGGGCGCGCACGACGTGAAGGTCGAGCAGGCCGGCGGCATCGGCGACCAGGCGACCTCGGTCGTGTACGGCGTGAAGAAGGACGTCGACTTCTTCAACACGACGATCGTGGCGCGCACGCAGAACGTGGTGGTCACGCTCGACTACAACGGTGCGGCGTACGAGGGTGCGGGCGCTCCGGATCAGGCCAAGCTGCTCCAGGACGCGATCGCCGCCGCGAAGGAGGCGGTGGCCTCGGTCGCCACCGCCAACGAGCAGCAGAAGCAGCCTGAGCAGCAGGCTTCTCCCTCCGCGCAGTAG